The genomic DNA GGGCGATCGGCTGCTGCGCGTCGCATGTAACACGGACGACGCCACCTTCGCCTGGCTGCACCTCCCCGTCCGCGTGCTCCCGGGTCAGACGGTGACCGCCTACTACACCGCGCCGCGCGCGAAAGGCGTACCCGCGACGCTCGGTTTCACGCCGTCCTGACGCGCCGCTGATCGATCACCCGGCGAGACCGGCGAGGGCGGCGAGGTGGTCCCGCCACCACTGCGCGAAGCGCAGCGAGAAGACCGGGAGCGGGAAGCCGTGCCGCGCTGCGTTCTCCGGCGGAATCGCGTCCCACCCGAAGTGCTGGACGGTGACGCGCGTGGACGGCGGATCGGCCTGCACCGCGGCGAAGGACACGTGCAGCTCGGTGTCCTGTCCGGTCTCGAACCCGGCTTGGCGCCAGCCGATCACGAAGCCGTGCGGCGGATCCCAGGCGCGGACCTCGCCGATCACGAACTCGGTGCCGTCGTCGTACCGCTCCAGCAGCCGGCCCGACGGCCCGGTCTCGAAGACCATCGTCCCGGTGCGTCCGCGGGT from Tsukamurella paurometabola includes the following:
- a CDS encoding SRPBCC domain-containing protein produces the protein MTPAHGVSRDPDASRVLVALRVPATPERAFATFTDRIDDWWVHNGLFQFTRGRTGTMVFETGPSGRLLERYDDGTEFVIGEVRAWDPPHGFVIGWRQAGFETGQDTELHVSFAAVQADPPSTRVTVQHFGWDAIPPENAARHGFPLPVFSLRFAQWWRDHLAALAGLAG